CAGCGCCCTACTATACCGTTTTTTGCACTGTTCAGAGCAGAAAAATGCCGCTGGGTTCGCCAGCGGCATCAAAAAAGTTAGGCCTACCTATCAGCCATGCATTACGCACGCGCTGAAGATGCGGCAGGAGCCACCTGCTTGCCCTCGCGGCAACGCACGCTCGCGAAGACGCTGCCCGCGATGTTGTGCCACACGCTAAAGATTGCACCTGGCAGCGTGGCCAGCGGATTCGCCGCGAAATTGGCGGCGGCCAGGCTTACGGAAAGGCCACTGTTCTGCATGCCCACTTCGATGGCGAGCGCGGTGGTCTTCGCGTAGTCCATCTTGAAGAGGCGCGCGATGGCGTACCCCACGCCCATGCCGATGGCATTGTGCAGAACAACCACAGCCAGCACGAGCGCGCCGCTCTCCAGGATCTTGGTGGTGTTGGCGGCCGTGATGCCGGCCACGATGAAGGCGATGGCGAACACCGAGATGACGGGCAGAATGGGCTGAACCGTCTGCATAGCGCGATGAGCGAAGGCGCTCACCACCAGGCCGGCAATCACGGGCAGCAGAACCACCTGCACCACGGAAACGAACATCGCCACGATGGAGACCTCAACCCAGGCGCCGGCCAGCGCATACACGAGCACGGGCGTTACGAGCGGGGCCAGGAGCGTGGACACGATGGTCATACCCACCGACAGGGGCACGTCGCCCTTGGCGATGTAGGTGATCACGTTGCTGGCCGTGCCGCCGGGGCAGCAGCCCAGCAGAATGACGCCAAGGGCAATGTCCGCAGGCAGCTGCAGCACCGTAGCCAGCGCCCAGGCAGCCAGCGGCATGATGGTGTACTGCGCCACCGCGCCAATGAGCACTTCCTTGGGGTGCGTGAACACGACCTTGAAGTCGGAAGGCTTGATGGTCAGGCCCATGCCGAACATGATGACGCCCAGGAAGATGGTGGTGTAGCCCGTGGCCCACACAAACGCCTGGGGCACCACGAACGCAAGCGCGGAAAGCGCGATGATGATAAGCGCAACGTAGCGCGTAAGAACACTGCCAATGGTTGAAAGAGCTCGCATGATATCCCCTTTACTTTGCGGGCTGGTACACGAAATTGTCGATAAGGCGCGTAGAGCCAATGCGCACGGCCATGGAGACCAACGCCTCAGTGTCGAGCGCGTCGAGCGGCTGCATGTCGATAGCGTCGTTCACGCACACGTACTCCACGTTCGCGCGCGGCTCCTCGGCAAGCACATGCAGCATCTCGCCCACCAGCTCGCTTGCGGGCATGCCATCGTGCGCAACCTCCTGGCCGCGGAACACCGAACGGCTGAGCACCGTAGCCGCCTTGCGGTCCTCGGCGGAAAGGTACGTGTTACGCGACGACTTCGCCAGGCCATCGCTCTCGCGCACGATGGGACACCCCACGACCTGCACGTCGAAGTTCAGGTCATCGACCATCTTGCGGATGATGGCAAGCTGCTGGGCGTCCTTCTGGCCGAAGTAGGCGCGGTCGGGCTGCACGATATTGAACAGCTTGGAAACCACGGTGCACACGCCGCGGAAATGAATGGGTCGCGCGGCGCCTTCCAACGTAGAGGACAGGTAGTCGATGTTCACAAACGCATGCGCGTCGTGGTACATCTCGCTGGGCTCGGGATGGAACACGTACGTGGCACCCAGGCGCTCGCACAGCGCGCAATCGGCCTCGAAGTCACGCGGATAGGCATCCAGGTCTTCCCCTTCGGCGAACTGCGTGGGGTTCAAGAACACGCTCACGACGGCAACGTCGTTTTGGGCAACGGCGCGCTCGATGAGGCTGGCATGCCCCTCGTGCAGGTAGCCCATGGTAGGCACGAGGCCAATGGTCTTTCCCTCGCGCTTCAGAGCGCGCAGCACGCGCTTCGCTTCGGAAATGGTGGTAATAACTTGCATGGCTCCCCCTCTATGCCAAGTCTTCCAAACGGCCATGCGCTTCGTATCGGGTGATACGGGACGCATGATTGAACCCATCCACGAACACGACATGAGGCTTTGCGGATGCGGCCTCTTCTTCGTCCATCTGGGCATAGGCCATGATGATCACGTGATTACCCACGTTGGCGCAGTGAGCAGCCGCGCCGTTCACGCAAATGACGCCGCTCCCCCGTTCGCCGGCAATGGCATAGGTGGCGAAACGGTCGCCCCGTTCCACGTTCGCGATTTCCACGCGCTCGTATTCGCGAATGCCCGCAGCGTCGAGCAAATCGGCATCGATAGTGATGCTGCCGATGTAATCCAGCTCGGCCTGCGTCACGCGGGCGCGGTGAATTTTCCCATGTAGCATGGTGGTTAGCAAAACAAATCCTCCTGATCCCTCTGACGTGCTAAAGGATGCTATCAGGAGGAACCAGGAGGAACAAATAGATTTAATTTATGCGGGGTATTGCGGGGAACTACTCCTGCCCATGCATAAGCGACAGGGCCTTATCGAGCACGATGTCGGCCAATTCTGCCTTGAGCATATACGGAACGTGCTCGTCACCGTCTTCGGTGACCATCCAGATCTCGTTGCCCTCGGTACCGAACGCCAAGCCATTGCCCACCTGATTGGCAATGATCATGTCGGCGTTCTTCGCCAGAAGCTTCTTGCGCGCGTTGGGCACCACGTCGTGCGTTTCCGCAGCGAAGCCCACGACCACCTGGTCGCCCTTCGCATGGCCCATCTCAGACAGGATGTCGGGGTTTTCCGCCAGGCGAATGGTGGAAAGCGCCGCGTCGTCGAGGCCCTTCTTCAGCTTGTGGTCGGCTTCGTTTTCCGGGCGCAAGTCGGCCACAGCCGCAGCGAAAATGGCCAGGTCGCACATGGGGAACACCTCGGCCACGGCGTCGCGCATCTCGCGCGCAGTGCGCACGGGCACCACGGTGACGCCCTCGGGCGCGTCGACGGCAACGGGGCCGGAAACGATCGTGACGTTGGCGCCGCGCTTGGCAGCGGCCGTGGCGAGCGAATAGCCCGTCTTGCCACTGCTGAAGTTGGTGATGTAGCGCACCGGATCGATGGGCTCGATGGTGGGGCCAGCGGTAATCATGAGGTTCATGCCCTTCATGTCGCCGGAAATGCCCAGCGTCGTAAGGGCGCGCGATACGATGTCATCCACGGGCGCCAGCTTGCCGCGACCCACGTAACCGCAGGCCAGATAGCCCTCCTGCGCCTCGATGATCTGGTAGCCACGCATTTCCAGAATGGCCATGTTGTTCAAGTTGGCCGGGCTGGTGTACATGTTCACGTTCGCCGAAGGGGCAACGATGATGGGGCACGAGCATGCGATAGCCGTGGACGTGAGCAGGTCGTCGGCAATGCCATTGGCCAGCTTGGCAACCACGTTCACCGTACATGGCGCAATGAGGAAGAGGTCGGCTTCCTCAGCAAGGCTGATGTGAGGAATGGGGTCGCCACCCTCGGTAAACATCTCGACGCCCACTTCTTCGTGCGTAAGTGCGCGGAAGGTAAGCGGGGTCACGAACTTGGTAGCGTGCTCGGTCATGACGACCCTCACGCGCACGCCAGCGTTCTGCAGACCTCGAACGATCTCGCAGGCCTTATACGCTGCAATGCCGCCCGTAACGCCAACCAGGACGGTCTTCTGCTCTGAACCCATCTGAATGCTTTCTACTCGTTCGCGCGAGCGTACCTAGTCGCCAAACGCGCTTTTCCCTATATTACGGCGAAGCACATCGGCAATAATGCGAACGTGCTCCTGGCTATCGTTGAGACACGGAACCCACACAAAGCGGCCGTTCGTGTTCAGGGTATTCGAAATGGAGCCATCAATGGCAGGTTTCGCCGGCTTCGCCCCCGCCCCCTCGAGCGCGGGAACCATTTCCTGCGGGATGTCGTACATCGTCTCCAGGCAGTCGATGGCAAACCCCGGGCATGCAAAGAACACGCGGAAGTCCTGGCTGCGCCAGCTTTCCAGCACGTCAAGCGACAGCGGGGACGCCCAGGCCTTGGGGTTGTGGCCAAAGACGCTCTGGTACGACACGGTAACGCTCGCGGGGTCGATACCCAAACGTTCGGCCACCAGGCGCGTCGTTTCGCGCGTCTGCGTGCGGTACGTGTCGCCCGCTCGCTCGTCCTTCAAGGGAATGGCATGGAACGAGAGCATCAGGCGGTCGCCCGAAGCAGCGTCGAAGCCCAGGTCGCGAATGCGACGAGCCATCTCGTCGATGTAAAGGGCGTTGTCGTGGTAGTTGTCGATAATGCAGCACGGCGGGCGCCAGCCGACTTCCTTGCGGGCGCGGTTGAACGCGTCGATCACGGCAAGCGTGGGCGAATAGGCGCTCTGCGGATACAGCGGCAGCAGCACCAAGCGCTCCACGCCAGCGTCGCGCATCTCGCGCAGCACGCTGGCAATGGCGGGCTGGCCATATGACATGGCACTACGCACCACAACGTCTTCGCCACCAGCGGAAAGCTCCTTCCCTACGGCCTTCGCCAGACGTTCCTGCAGGTAAATGAGGGGCGAGCCATTCTCGTTCCAAATGAAGCGATAGCGCTCGGCCGACGTGAACTTGCGCTTGGGCAAGATATGGCGGAAGACGAGCCACTTCCAAAGCGGGCGCGGCATCTGGCAGATGCGGTCATCCATAAGGAACTCACGCAAATACGATTCGATGGCATCTGGTTCGGGAGAGGCGGGCGATCCTGTGTTGGCAATGATGATTCCTGTTTTCATTCCAGTCCAATCTGCGCCAAGCGCGTAAGAGTTAGGCTTGCCTGTCCCTGATGAAGTTGATTATAACTGCAGGTCGGGCGTTTGCGCCTGAGCTTCGGCCATCGCCTGCAAAATGCTCTCACCCGCAGCGGTGCGACCCATGCTGCGCGGCGCCAGCACATCGAGCACCTCGCGCAGATCGGGCGGGAACCCGTCGATCAGGTGAATGTGATCGCCCGTCATGGGATGGTCCACGTCGAGCGAATAGGAATGCAGGAATTGGCGCTGCAGGCCCAGCTGCTGCTGTTCGTTGCCCCAGCGATAGAGCGGGTCGCCCACGCAGCAGTGGCCAATGTGCTCCATATGCACGCGAATCTGGTGCGTGCGACCGGTGTAGAGCTTGCACTCCAAAAGCGTGAAGCCCTGGTCCTTCGTGCCCTGCTCGAAGCGCTCGAGCACCGTGAACGTGGTAAGCGCATTGCGCGCCGTGGGCTTGTAGGAAATGGCCATGCGCAGGCGGTCGAAGTCAGCACGCGCGATGGGCTCGTCGATCATGCCGGTATCGTAGGCGATGTTGCCATGTACGAGCGTGATGTACTTGCGCTCGACGTCGTGCACGCGGATGAGCTCCTGCAGCGCTGCACCGCAAGCATCGCTCTTCGCGCACATCATAAGGCCGCTCGTGTCCATGTCGAGCCGATGCACGATGCCAGGGCGGTCGTCGCCCTGCACATGCGCCAAGCTGTCGCGGCCATACGCATAGATAAGTGCGTTCACCAGCGTAAACGACGGATGATTGGGCGCGGGGTGCACGCACAGCCCCGCCTGCTTGGAAATGACGATCATGTCGTCGTCTTCGTAGCGAATATCGAGCGGGATGTCCTCGCCCCGCAGGTCGATATGCTGCGCTTGCGGCACTTCCTCGTACACGATGGTGTCGCCCGCGCAGACCTTCGTCTTCTTGGTAGCGGTGGCTCCGTTCACGAACACGGCACCCGCCTCGATCTGCTTGGCAGCCTGGCTGCGGCTTTCGTAGCAATCGCGCAGCGCCAGGTACACATCAAGACGCATACCCTCGTCTTCGCCACCTACCTGGCACATGAGAGCACGAGCCATTATTCGCCCTTGCCCGCGTCCACGGCAGTGGAAGCCTCGTCGGACGCGAAGACGGAAAGGAACAAGCTGATCATGAGAAGCGCGATTCCCACCGTAACGCCGATATCGGCCACGTTGAACACGGGGAAATCGATGAACGTGCAGTTGATGAAGTCGACCACGTAGCCATACGCCAGGCGGTCGATGGCATTGCCCAGGCCGCCCGAGGCAACCAGGGCAAGCGAGATGACTTCCAGCAGGGCAACCTGGCCCTTACGCGCCACAGACGCGAACCACATGATCACGACAACGCTGATAATCACGCTGAAGATGCCCAGCGCAAACGTGGACTGGCTGAAGATGCCCCAGGCAGCACCGGTGTTGTGAACCAGAATGAACTGGAACAGACCCAGCACGTTGTCGGCAAACACATGGCCTACCTGGCCATTGTCGAATGCCACCTTGGTGATGCGGTCGAGAATAAGCCAAACGGCCACGATGACCGTGAAGGCCACCGTGGCTTGCTTGGCGGAAAGTCGCTTCATGGCGTTGGGCATGCGCTATTCCTCGGTGAAGCCGATTTCGTCGAGCACGTTGCCGCAGCGCTCGCACACATGCGGATGCGCGGCGTTGCCACCCAGGTCGCGGTAGTTCCAGCAGCGCGGGCACTTTTCCTTTTCGCTCACGCCGATGGTAGCGGCCATGTCCTCGCCCTCGCACTGCGAAAGCTCAACGCCGCTCACGATGAACAGCTCTTCGAGCATGCCGGCTTCGTAGGACTGCAGCGCGGCAAAGGCAGCAGCGGGAACCTGCAGCTGAACGGTAGCTTCCTGGCTCTTGTTCACCAGACCGTTGCTGCGCGCGTCTTCCAGCGCCTTGGTAACCACCTCGCGCGCCTGCAGCACGTAGGCGAAGGAATCGGCGATGGCGGCCGTATCGGCAGGCAGCGCGGGCACGAAGTCGTCGCGCGTGGGCCAGCCAGCCAGCTGCACCGATTCGGGACGACCCTCGCGGTTGCGAATGGACTCGGGGTAATGCTGCCACACTTCCTCGGTGGTAAAGCTGATGATGGGCGTCATGATGCGAACGAGCACTTCCAGGATGTTCATGAGAACCGTCTGGGCGCTGCGACGCAGCGGGCTGTTCGGGGCTTCCGAATACAGGCGATCCTTCAGCGAATCCAGGTACACGGCGGAAAGGTCGCCCACCACGTAGTCGTACAGCGCACGATACGCGCGATGATACTGGTACGCATTGAACGCAGCATCCACGTCGTTGAGCAGCTGTTCCAGGCGCACCATGGCCCACTGGTCGATGGGCGTGAGTTCGTCGAAGCTAGCGACGCAGTTCACCTGGTCGTCGAAGTCGGGCAACGAGCCCAGCAGGAAGCGGAACGTATTGCGGAAGCGACGATATGCATCGGACACGCGCTTCAGGATGTTGTCGGAAATGGACACGTCGACCGAGTAGTCGGTGGACGCAACCCACAGGCGCAGCACGTCGGCGCCGAACTTGTTGCACACTTCGTTCGGGTCGATGCCGTTGCCCTTGCTCTTGCTCATCTTCTCGCCGTTTTCGTCGACGGTGAAGCCGCAGCAGACAACGCTCTTGTAGGGCGAGGTGCCAAATGCGCCCACGCCGCACAGAAGCGAGCTCTGGAACCAGCCGCGGTGCTGGTCGGAGCCTTCCAGGTACATGTCGGCAGGCCACTTCAGGCCGTCCGCCTCGGCGCGGTGCTGCAGCACGCCCACGTTGGACACGCCGGATTCCCACCAGACGTCGAGGATGTCCTTTTCGGGAACCAGGTCGGTGCCGCCGCATGCGGAGCAGCAGGTGCCTTCGGGCAGGTATTCGGAAGGCTGCTTGGTGAACCAAGCGTCGGCGCCTTCGGTGTTGAACAGGTCGATAACCGCGTCGAACGTCTCTTCGGTAGCCACGACTTCGCCGCAATGCGCGCACTTGAACACGGGGATGGGCACGCCCCAGTTACGCTGACGCGAAATGCACCAGTCGGGACGGTCCTCCACCATGGCGCCAATGCGGTTGACGCCCCATTCGGGCACGAAGCGCACGTGGTTGTGAATCTGGTCGAGCGCCTTCTCACGCAGGCCCGTTTCGTCCATGGAGACGAACCACTGGTCGGTGGCGCGGAAGATGACGGGCTCGTGGCAGCGCCAGCAGTGCGGATAGCTGTGGTTGATGTCCTCGTGCAGGATGAGCGTGCCGCGCTCGCGCAGCCATTCGATGATCTTGGGGTTGGCGTCGTTCACGTCCATGCCGCTGAACGGACCGCCGGTGCCCATGCCC
This genomic stretch from Denitrobacterium detoxificans harbors:
- a CDS encoding bile acid:sodium symporter family protein, giving the protein MRALSTIGSVLTRYVALIIIALSALAFVVPQAFVWATGYTTIFLGVIMFGMGLTIKPSDFKVVFTHPKEVLIGAVAQYTIMPLAAWALATVLQLPADIALGVILLGCCPGGTASNVITYIAKGDVPLSVGMTIVSTLLAPLVTPVLVYALAGAWVEVSIVAMFVSVVQVVLLPVIAGLVVSAFAHRAMQTVQPILPVISVFAIAFIVAGITAANTTKILESGALVLAVVVLHNAIGMGVGYAIARLFKMDYAKTTALAIEVGMQNSGLSVSLAAANFAANPLATLPGAIFSVWHNIAGSVFASVRCREGKQVAPAASSARA
- the panC gene encoding pantoate--beta-alanine ligase, whose protein sequence is MQVITTISEAKRVLRALKREGKTIGLVPTMGYLHEGHASLIERAVAQNDVAVVSVFLNPTQFAEGEDLDAYPRDFEADCALCERLGATYVFHPEPSEMYHDAHAFVNIDYLSSTLEGAARPIHFRGVCTVVSKLFNIVQPDRAYFGQKDAQQLAIIRKMVDDLNFDVQVVGCPIVRESDGLAKSSRNTYLSAEDRKAATVLSRSVFRGQEVAHDGMPASELVGEMLHVLAEEPRANVEYVCVNDAIDMQPLDALDTEALVSMAVRIGSTRLIDNFVYQPAK
- the panD gene encoding aspartate 1-decarboxylase is translated as MTQAELDYIGSITIDADLLDAAGIREYERVEIANVERGDRFATYAIAGERGSGVICVNGAAAHCANVGNHVIIMAYAQMDEEEAASAKPHVVFVDGFNHASRITRYEAHGRLEDLA
- the coaBC gene encoding bifunctional phosphopantothenoylcysteine decarboxylase/phosphopantothenate--cysteine ligase CoaBC produces the protein MGSEQKTVLVGVTGGIAAYKACEIVRGLQNAGVRVRVVMTEHATKFVTPLTFRALTHEEVGVEMFTEGGDPIPHISLAEEADLFLIAPCTVNVVAKLANGIADDLLTSTAIACSCPIIVAPSANVNMYTSPANLNNMAILEMRGYQIIEAQEGYLACGYVGRGKLAPVDDIVSRALTTLGISGDMKGMNLMITAGPTIEPIDPVRYITNFSSGKTGYSLATAAAKRGANVTIVSGPVAVDAPEGVTVVPVRTAREMRDAVAEVFPMCDLAIFAAAVADLRPENEADHKLKKGLDDAALSTIRLAENPDILSEMGHAKGDQVVVGFAAETHDVVPNARKKLLAKNADMIIANQVGNGLAFGTEGNEIWMVTEDGDEHVPYMLKAELADIVLDKALSLMHGQE
- the hemH gene encoding ferrochelatase produces the protein MKTGIIIANTGSPASPEPDAIESYLREFLMDDRICQMPRPLWKWLVFRHILPKRKFTSAERYRFIWNENGSPLIYLQERLAKAVGKELSAGGEDVVVRSAMSYGQPAIASVLREMRDAGVERLVLLPLYPQSAYSPTLAVIDAFNRARKEVGWRPPCCIIDNYHDNALYIDEMARRIRDLGFDAASGDRLMLSFHAIPLKDERAGDTYRTQTRETTRLVAERLGIDPASVTVSYQSVFGHNPKAWASPLSLDVLESWRSQDFRVFFACPGFAIDCLETMYDIPQEMVPALEGAGAKPAKPAIDGSISNTLNTNGRFVWVPCLNDSQEHVRIIADVLRRNIGKSAFGD
- a CDS encoding RluA family pseudouridine synthase yields the protein MARALMCQVGGEDEGMRLDVYLALRDCYESRSQAAKQIEAGAVFVNGATATKKTKVCAGDTIVYEEVPQAQHIDLRGEDIPLDIRYEDDDMIVISKQAGLCVHPAPNHPSFTLVNALIYAYGRDSLAHVQGDDRPGIVHRLDMDTSGLMMCAKSDACGAALQELIRVHDVERKYITLVHGNIAYDTGMIDEPIARADFDRLRMAISYKPTARNALTTFTVLERFEQGTKDQGFTLLECKLYTGRTHQIRVHMEHIGHCCVGDPLYRWGNEQQQLGLQRQFLHSYSLDVDHPMTGDHIHLIDGFPPDLREVLDVLAPRSMGRTAAGESILQAMAEAQAQTPDLQL
- the lspA gene encoding signal peptidase II, with translation MPNAMKRLSAKQATVAFTVIVAVWLILDRITKVAFDNGQVGHVFADNVLGLFQFILVHNTGAAWGIFSQSTFALGIFSVIISVVVIMWFASVARKGQVALLEVISLALVASGGLGNAIDRLAYGYVVDFINCTFIDFPVFNVADIGVTVGIALLMISLFLSVFASDEASTAVDAGKGE
- the ileS gene encoding isoleucine--tRNA ligase, whose translation is MANAYKQTMILPKTDFAMRGNLPQNEPSRLQWWNDIDIYHKVLEKNKDGQPFVLHDGPPYANGPIHIGHAFNKILKDFVNKTNAQRGYFTPYIPGWDTHGQPIEHEVEKKIGTQKMNELPQSVIRKMCREWAEKFVDVQRDGFKRLGVNADWDHPYLTFQPTYESANVEVFKKMYLDGAVYRGRKPIHWCSHCHTALAEAEIEYGDEVSPAIFVRFELTTTPAGLEAYEGSVDVAIWTTTPWTLPADVIVILHPKAEYVAVMHDGRPTIFARELAAKCCEKFGWECNLVEVDGEVWHATGEQLAGNKYKQPIFGDAGEEGTFIHADYVTLEDGTGIVHGAPGHGVDDYKAGMKFGIPVVMPVDDDGRFYTGEGMGTGGPFSGMDVNDANPKIIEWLRERGTLILHEDINHSYPHCWRCHEPVIFRATDQWFVSMDETGLREKALDQIHNHVRFVPEWGVNRIGAMVEDRPDWCISRQRNWGVPIPVFKCAHCGEVVATEETFDAVIDLFNTEGADAWFTKQPSEYLPEGTCCSACGGTDLVPEKDILDVWWESGVSNVGVLQHRAEADGLKWPADMYLEGSDQHRGWFQSSLLCGVGAFGTSPYKSVVCCGFTVDENGEKMSKSKGNGIDPNEVCNKFGADVLRLWVASTDYSVDVSISDNILKRVSDAYRRFRNTFRFLLGSLPDFDDQVNCVASFDELTPIDQWAMVRLEQLLNDVDAAFNAYQYHRAYRALYDYVVGDLSAVYLDSLKDRLYSEAPNSPLRRSAQTVLMNILEVLVRIMTPIISFTTEEVWQHYPESIRNREGRPESVQLAGWPTRDDFVPALPADTAAIADSFAYVLQAREVVTKALEDARSNGLVNKSQEATVQLQVPAAAFAALQSYEAGMLEELFIVSGVELSQCEGEDMAATIGVSEKEKCPRCWNYRDLGGNAAHPHVCERCGNVLDEIGFTEE